The Tripterygium wilfordii isolate XIE 37 chromosome 4, ASM1340144v1, whole genome shotgun sequence genome has a window encoding:
- the LOC119996188 gene encoding histone H3.2 gives MARTKQTARKSTGGKAPRKQLATKAARKSAPATGGVKKPHRFRPGTVALREIRKYQKSTELLIRKLPFQRLVREIAQDFKTDLRFQSSAVAALQEAAEAYLVGLFEDTNLCAIHAKRVTIMPKDIQLARRIRGERA, from the coding sequence ATGGCTCGGACCAAGCAAACCGCAAGGAAGTCCACCGGAGGGAAGGCTCCAAGGAAGCAGTTGGCCACAAAGGCTGCAAGGAAGTCGGCTCCGGCCACCGGAGGAGTGAAGAAGCCACACAGGTTCAGGCCTGGAACGGTGGCTCTTAGGGAAATCAGGAAGTATCAGAAGAGTACCGAGTTGCTGATTAGGAAGTTGCCCTTCCAGAGGCTGGTACGAGAAATCGCTCAGGACTTCAAGACCGATCTTCGATTCCAGAGCAGTGCCGTTGCAGCCCTGCAGGAGGCTGCGGAGGCTTATCTGGTTGGATTGTTTGAAGACACTAACCTCTGCGCGATCCACGCGAAAAGGGTCACAATCATGCCTAAGGATATCCAGCTTGCTCGTAGAATCAGGGGAGAGAGGGCTTAG
- the LOC119996317 gene encoding IRK-interacting protein, with amino-acid sequence MDADTSSIQAFENQNNNYSNNNHEVSRHDIRSSIAKSVELRALHAALVQNSPASLKFASSTPASRPLSQFSAHDYPIFTPTYDDETVQVYPRIPMKSLTISESWDEHGCLGGNDNETVVQKYMKDISASRKGLTTSLSTSESHICPLEDHKSVTALSINNVNVLHTSPGTEFYNSSRRNSLGDFKSVSSCNRCKPTLIATESEFVRRNSKNSNVVVPLTDSHSSVLSQTKNRGVISWLFPKLRKKYKSESSPNRTESEEVSQVLSKDLGILSIEALKRELIKANECKETALFEVSEMKSSLSELKQKLEYLENYCEELKKALKQASQARESQKLTNVPRRGKSIDGNGENSMPVSEEVMGEGFLQIVSEARLSVKQFCKILLSQIDETDGTLIDNLNSFLQPYKLSLNSNYSKKAVLYHFEAVINQELYQDFENCVFQKKGSPKHLDPQQDRQAQFSSFVALRDLSWNEVLRKGTKYYSEEFSKFCDQRMNFIITTMNWTRPWPEQLLQAFFVSAKCIWLLHLLAFSFNPPLGILRVEENRSFDPDFMEDMFMDKQRSYGPSRVKIMVMPGFYVHDRVLRCKVLCRYKSEA; translated from the exons ATGGACGCTGATACgagttcaattcaagcctttgaaaaccaaaacaacaatTACAGCAACAATAACCATGAAGTTAGCAGACATGATATACGATCTTCCATTGCAAAATCTGTGGAATTGAGAGCTCTTCATGCTGCGCTGGTCCAAAACAGTCCTGCCAGTCTCAAATTCGCATCTTCCACCCCTGCTTCACGACCTCTCTCGCAGTTCTCTGCTCACGATTACCCTATTTTCACCCCT ACTTATGATGATGAAACAGTACAAGTGTATCCACGCATTCCGATGAAAAGCTTGACAATATCGGAGAGTTGGGACGAGCATGGATGTTTAGGAGGAAATGACAATGAAACAGTTGTGCAAAAGTACATGAAGGATATATCAGCTTCACGAAAAGGATTGACTACTAGCTTATCCACCTCAGAATCCCATATTTGTCCATTGGAGGATCACAAATCGGTCACTGCTTTGTCTATAAACAATGTTAATGTGCTCCACACATCTCCTGGAACAGAATTCTACAACTCAAGTAGGAGAAATAGCTTGGGGGACTTCAAATCCGTGTCGTCTTGTAATAGGTGTAAGCCTACACTTATAGCTACCGAATCCGAGTTTGTCCGCAGGAACAGCAAGAATTCTAACGTTGTTGTACCATTGACAGATTCTCACTCGTCTGTTCTATCACAAACGAAAAATCGTGGGGTGATTTCGTGGTTATTCCCTAAGTTAAGGAAGAAGTACAAGAGCGAGAGTTCCCCTAACCGAACAGAATCCGAGGAAGTTTCACAAGTACTTTCTAAGGACTTGGGGATATTGTCAATTGAAGCACTGAAAAGAGAACTAATCAAAGCAAATGAGTGTAAAGAAACAGCCTTATTCGAGGTATCCGAGATGAAATCTTCATTGAGTGAGCTGAAACAGAAGCTGGAGTACCTGGAAAATTACTGTGAAGAGCTGAAGAAAGCACTAAAACAAGCATCGCAGGCAAGGGAGTCTCAAAAGCTCACGAATGTTCCGAGAAGAGGTAAATCCATTGATGGAAACGGAGAGAATTCGATGCCGGTGAGTGAGGAAGTAATGGGGGAGGGTTTCTTGCAGATAGTATCAGAAGCAAGATTATCAGTGAAACAGTTCTGCAAAATCCTTCTAAGCCAAATCGACGAAACAGATGGTACTCTAATCGACAATTTGAATTCATTTCTCCAACCATATAAACTGTCATTGAACTCAAACTACTCGAAAAAGGCAGTACTATACCATTTTGAAGCTGTGATAAACCAAGAACTCTACCAAGATTTCGAGAATTGTGTATTTCAAAAGAAGGGCTCGCCAAAGCACTTAGATCCCCAACAGGATCGCCAAGCGCAATTTTCATCATTTGTTGCATTGAGAGACTTAAGCTGGAATGAAGTGTTGAGGAAGGGAACCAAGTATTACAGTGAAGAGTTTAGTAAGTTTTGCGATCAAAGAATGAATTTCATCATTACGACTATGAATTGGACTAGACCTTGGCCTGAACAGCTCCTTCAAGCTTTCTTTGTTTCTGCAAAATGTATTTGGTTGCTTCATTTACTTGCATTTTCGTTCAATCCCCCGCTGGGAATATTGAGAGTCGAGGAGAACAGAAGCTTTGATCCAGATTTCATGGAAGATATGTTCATGGATAAGCAGAGATCTTATGGTCCGAGCCGGGTTAAGATTATGGTTATGCCAGGGTTCTATGTTCACGATAGGGTTTTAAGGTGTAAGGTTCTTTGCAGGTACAAGTCAGAAGCATAA